One genomic window of Armatimonadota bacterium includes the following:
- the rplC gene encoding 50S ribosomal protein L3 — protein MVSSIVGKKVGMTQVFSEDGSVVPVTVIEAGPAVVTQIRTEQTDGYTAVQVGFGDIAEKRLTKPAAGHLKKAGVAPKRYLREFRVEDAGDMALGQEYKVDIFGAGDKVSVTGVSKGKGFAGAVKRWHFHGADMTHGSMIHRKPQSGGATDAARTFKGVKRPGRMGGETVTTRGLTVVRADAEKNLLLIKGAVPGANGGLVIVAKM, from the coding sequence ATGGTCAGTTCCATAGTCGGCAAGAAGGTCGGAATGACCCAGGTCTTCAGCGAGGACGGGAGTGTTGTACCCGTGACCGTCATTGAAGCCGGCCCAGCTGTAGTCACGCAGATACGCACAGAGCAGACTGACGGTTACACAGCCGTGCAGGTCGGCTTTGGTGATATCGCTGAAAAGCGCCTGACGAAGCCCGCCGCCGGACACCTGAAAAAGGCAGGCGTCGCACCGAAGCGTTATCTGCGGGAGTTCCGCGTGGAAGACGCCGGCGATATGGCGCTCGGCCAGGAGTACAAGGTGGATATCTTCGGCGCCGGAGACAAGGTCAGCGTGACCGGTGTGTCTAAGGGCAAAGGGTTCGCCGGTGCCGTAAAGAGATGGCACTTCCACGGTGCGGACATGACTCACGGCTCGATGATCCACCGCAAGCCGCAGTCCGGCGGTGCAACCGATGCAGCTCGCACCTTCAAGGGCGTCAAGCGGCCCGGCCGAATGGGTGGAGAGACCGTTACGACCCGTGGCCTGACGGTGGTGCGCGCGGACGCCGAGAAGAACCTGCTCCTGATCAAGGGTGCCGTTCCCGGCGCAAACGGGGGTTTGGTCATAGTCGCCAAGATGTAG
- the rplD gene encoding 50S ribosomal protein L4, whose product MPRVDIVDSEGTKVGQTNLKPQLFGIEVNVPVMHQAVVAHLAKCRQGTHDTLTRAEVAGGGAKPYRQKGTGRARQGSIRAPHYRHGGVVFGPHPRSHDVDLPKKMRRLALRSAFSSKAADKAIIVLDQLTLESISTRKCAEILTKIGANGKTLLVLSDPDQTLIKSLRNIPWVQVRIAPSVSSYDLLNADQVVVTKAALDTIQEVHAK is encoded by the coding sequence ATGCCCAGAGTGGACATAGTAGACTCTGAGGGGACCAAGGTAGGGCAAACGAATCTGAAGCCGCAGCTTTTCGGGATTGAGGTCAACGTGCCTGTGATGCATCAGGCCGTCGTTGCTCATCTCGCTAAGTGTCGGCAGGGCACGCACGATACCTTGACACGTGCGGAGGTTGCCGGTGGTGGAGCAAAACCGTATCGCCAGAAGGGGACCGGCCGCGCCAGGCAGGGCAGCATTCGCGCCCCGCACTACCGGCATGGCGGCGTTGTCTTCGGCCCGCATCCGAGAAGCCATGACGTTGACCTCCCTAAGAAGATGCGGAGACTCGCGCTGAGGTCGGCGTTCTCATCGAAGGCTGCGGACAAGGCCATCATAGTCCTGGACCAGTTGACGCTCGAGAGCATCAGCACGAGGAAGTGCGCCGAGATTCTCACGAAGATCGGCGCGAACGGGAAGACCCTGCTCGTGCTCAGCGATCCGGACCAGACACTGATCAAGTCGCTCAGGAACATACCTTGGGTGCAGGTGCGAATAGCGCCGTCGGTTTCGTCCTACGATCTCCTCAACGCGGATCAGGTGGTCGTGACCAAGGCCGCTCTGGACACGATCCAGGAGGTTCATGCGAAATGA
- the rplW gene encoding 50S ribosomal protein L23, whose protein sequence is MKSPYEIIEKPLVTEKSVDSAAAGKYTFRVSKDANKVEIAHAVEAIFSVKVDKVNTVTVRGKTRRVGRHPEGRKPDWKKAIVTLKSGQTLDIFEGM, encoded by the coding sequence ATGAAGAGCCCTTACGAGATCATCGAGAAGCCTCTGGTAACGGAAAAGAGCGTTGACTCGGCTGCAGCAGGCAAATACACTTTTCGCGTCAGCAAGGACGCAAACAAGGTTGAGATCGCTCACGCAGTAGAAGCGATCTTCAGCGTGAAGGTTGACAAGGTCAACACTGTCACGGTTCGAGGGAAGACTAGGAGAGTCGGTCGTCATCCGGAGGGTAGAAAGCCCGACTGGAAGAAGGCGATCGTCACACTGAAGTCCGGACAGACCCTCGACATTTTCGAAGGGATGTGA
- the rplB gene encoding 50S ribosomal protein L2, translating into MAIKKFKPTSPGRRYATVSSFEELTASEPEKSLTRPLKKTGGRNNSGRVTCRHKGGGHKRLYRIIDFKRDKVDIPAKVATIEYDPNRSARIALLNYADGEKRYILAPLGLQVGDDVISGEAADIKPGNVLPMNNIPVGTIIHNIELRPGKGGQLVRSAGAGAQLMAKEGKYCLVRLPSSEMRLVLQTNRATIGQVGNVEHENIALGKAGRSRHLGIRPTVRGVVMNPRDHPHGGGEGKSPVGRKSPMTPWGKIAQGRKTRRNKTTDKFIVKRRK; encoded by the coding sequence GTGGCAATCAAGAAGTTCAAACCGACATCACCGGGTAGAAGATACGCCACGGTTTCGTCCTTTGAGGAGCTAACGGCCAGCGAACCGGAGAAGTCGCTAACGAGACCGCTGAAGAAGACCGGCGGTCGTAACAACAGCGGGCGCGTGACCTGCCGCCACAAAGGCGGGGGACACAAGCGTCTGTACAGGATCATAGACTTCAAACGGGATAAGGTGGACATACCGGCCAAGGTGGCCACCATAGAATACGATCCCAACCGGTCGGCCAGGATCGCGCTGCTGAACTATGCGGACGGCGAGAAGAGGTATATCCTCGCGCCGCTGGGTCTGCAGGTAGGCGATGATGTTATCTCCGGCGAAGCCGCGGACATCAAACCCGGGAACGTGCTGCCGATGAACAACATTCCGGTCGGTACGATCATTCACAACATCGAGTTGAGGCCCGGCAAGGGCGGTCAACTCGTGCGAAGCGCCGGCGCCGGAGCACAGCTCATGGCGAAGGAGGGCAAGTACTGTCTCGTGAGACTGCCGTCCTCCGAGATGCGGCTCGTTTTGCAGACCAATCGCGCGACCATAGGCCAGGTCGGCAATGTCGAGCACGAGAACATCGCGCTAGGCAAGGCCGGGAGATCTCGCCACCTCGGGATTCGCCCGACGGTACGCGGGGTTGTCATGAACCCGAGGGACCATCCCCACGGCGGTGGTGAGGGCAAGTCGCCTGTAGGTCGAAAGAGCCCGATGACCCCTTGGGGCAAGATCGCTCAGGGCCGGAAGACGAGGCGCAACAAGACGACTGACAAGTTCATCGTCAAGAGAAGGAAGTAG
- the rpsS gene encoding 30S ribosomal protein S19 has translation MARSLKKGPYAEAKLLKKIEDMNAKGEKRIIKSWSRRSTIFPMMIGHTIAIHDGRKHVPIFITENMVGHKLGEFAATRTFRGHSGHTERSTSLR, from the coding sequence GTGGCTAGATCACTGAAAAAAGGACCCTACGCTGAAGCCAAGTTGCTGAAGAAGATCGAGGATATGAACGCGAAGGGCGAGAAGCGGATCATCAAATCCTGGTCTCGCCGATCCACGATCTTCCCGATGATGATCGGGCACACCATCGCGATACACGATGGAAGGAAACACGTGCCTATCTTCATCACGGAGAACATGGTCGGGCACAAGCTCGGTGAGTTTGCGGCGACGAGGACGTTCAGAGGACATAGTGGGCATACGGAGAGGTCAACCTCTCTGAGGTAG
- the rplV gene encoding 50S ribosomal protein L22, whose amino-acid sequence MDAKAIGRYLRVPPRKARLVLDTVRGKSAQDALATLKFIPNRAARYIERLVESAVANAVNNYSMDRDVLRLSGAYVDQGPTLKRIQPRAMGRAYRIVKRTSHITVLVSEDEALRKEVAATKAKTKAKGRKPARAKTEPAAPKAAAPKRVPKEKKAEKKTEASAAQGETTPDAVEE is encoded by the coding sequence ATGGATGCTAAGGCAATCGGTCGTTACCTGAGGGTGCCGCCGAGGAAAGCACGATTGGTGTTGGACACAGTACGCGGGAAGAGCGCGCAGGATGCGCTCGCCACGCTGAAGTTCATACCGAACCGGGCCGCCCGGTACATCGAGAGGCTTGTTGAGTCGGCTGTCGCAAACGCGGTGAACAACTACAGCATGGATCGCGACGTACTTCGGCTGTCCGGCGCATACGTAGACCAGGGGCCCACGCTGAAGCGCATTCAGCCGCGGGCGATGGGTCGCGCGTACCGCATCGTGAAGAGGACAAGCCACATTACGGTGCTCGTATCCGAGGATGAGGCTCTCAGGAAAGAGGTCGCCGCGACCAAGGCCAAGACCAAGGCGAAGGGTCGAAAGCCGGCGCGGGCAAAGACCGAGCCTGCCGCTCCCAAGGCCGCCGCTCCAAAGCGCGTGCCGAAGGAGAAGAAGGCGGAGAAGAAGACCGAGGCTTCGGCGGCTCAGGGAGAAACGACTCCCGATGCGGTGGAAGAGTAA
- the rpsC gene encoding 30S ribosomal protein S3, translating into MGQKIHPIGFRIGVIREWDSKWYADKGFADALVEDFKLRKFIKKTLFAAAISRIEIERAANRVKLTLHTARPGIIIGRGGKGVDDLRAILEKMTGKQVHVNVQEVRRPEVDGQLVAENIAGQIEKRIAFRRAMRQSIQRTMRMGAKGIKIQCSGRLGGAEIARRESDKQGKIPLHTLRADIDYGFAEAATTYGNIGIKVWIYRGDVLPGEKRDLLTPSVPEGPPMPPRYPRGERRGGGGGGMRGGSGRGRGGGRRGGSQGQTEGGS; encoded by the coding sequence ATGGGTCAGAAGATTCATCCCATAGGTTTTCGGATCGGTGTTATCAGAGAATGGGACAGCAAGTGGTACGCCGATAAGGGTTTCGCGGACGCTCTGGTGGAAGACTTCAAACTGCGGAAGTTCATCAAGAAGACGCTGTTTGCCGCCGCCATCTCCAGGATAGAGATAGAGCGCGCCGCAAACCGCGTGAAGCTGACCCTGCACACCGCGCGCCCCGGCATTATCATAGGGCGAGGCGGCAAGGGTGTCGACGACCTGAGGGCCATTCTTGAGAAGATGACCGGCAAGCAGGTGCATGTCAACGTGCAGGAGGTCCGCCGGCCCGAGGTTGACGGCCAGCTCGTCGCCGAGAATATCGCCGGGCAGATAGAGAAGCGGATCGCGTTCCGAAGAGCGATGCGCCAGTCAATCCAGCGGACGATGCGTATGGGCGCCAAGGGAATCAAGATTCAGTGTTCGGGAAGACTCGGCGGAGCGGAGATCGCCCGCCGTGAGTCCGACAAGCAGGGCAAGATTCCGCTGCATACGCTGCGCGCAGACATAGATTATGGATTCGCCGAGGCGGCAACCACCTACGGCAACATCGGCATCAAGGTGTGGATCTATCGGGGCGATGTGCTGCCCGGTGAGAAGCGCGATCTTCTCACTCCCAGTGTCCCTGAGGGCCCGCCGATGCCGCCGCGCTACCCGAGAGGTGAGCGCCGCGGTGGTGGCGGTGGTGGCATGCGCGGCGGTTCCGGGAGAGGTCGTGGCGGCGGCAGAAGGGGCGGGTCACAGGGCCAGACGGAGGGTGGTAGCTAG
- the rplP gene encoding 50S ribosomal protein L16, with protein MLMPKKVKHRKMHRGSRAGKAKGGTNIDFGEFGLQALESCWLTSNQIEAARVAMTRHVKRGGQIWIRVFPDKSVTKKPAETRMGSGKGAPEVWVAVIKPGRVLFEMAGVNEELAKEAMRLASHKLPIATKFVTKKDLGEVHESSSA; from the coding sequence ATGTTGATGCCCAAGAAGGTCAAGCATCGCAAGATGCATCGAGGCTCGCGCGCCGGCAAGGCGAAGGGCGGGACGAACATAGATTTTGGCGAGTTCGGTCTGCAGGCGCTCGAATCCTGCTGGCTCACCAGCAATCAGATAGAGGCCGCCAGAGTTGCCATGACGAGACACGTCAAGAGAGGCGGCCAGATATGGATCCGCGTCTTTCCGGACAAGTCAGTAACGAAGAAGCCGGCCGAAACCAGAATGGGATCCGGCAAGGGCGCTCCCGAAGTCTGGGTTGCGGTCATCAAGCCGGGCCGCGTTCTCTTCGAAATGGCGGGAGTAAACGAGGAACTGGCCAAGGAAGCCATGAGGCTTGCGTCTCACAAGTTGCCGATTGCAACCAAGTTCGTTACGAAGAAGGATCTGGGTGAGGTTCATGAAAGTAGCTCAGCATAG
- the rpmC gene encoding 50S ribosomal protein L29: protein MKVAQHREQLRHSSATDLERLLQDERKSLFMARRQSAMKQLENPKRISELRKNIARILTILREKELEAAKGR, encoded by the coding sequence ATGAAAGTAGCTCAGCATAGAGAACAGCTTCGCCACTCTTCCGCGACCGATCTCGAGCGACTGCTCCAGGACGAAAGGAAGAGCCTGTTCATGGCCCGTCGGCAGTCGGCGATGAAGCAGTTGGAGAACCCAAAGCGAATCTCCGAACTACGAAAGAACATCGCGAGGATATTGACCATCCTTCGGGAGAAAGAACTCGAAGCGGCGAAAGGACGATGA
- the rpsQ gene encoding 30S ribosomal protein S17, with amino-acid sequence MDEVRGRRKVRSGRVISDKMDMTVVVAIESRIRHPLYGRIMRRTKKFKAHNESNQAALGDLVEIMETRPISREKRWRVVRVVEKAK; translated from the coding sequence ATGGATGAAGTCAGAGGCAGACGCAAGGTCCGAAGCGGACGAGTCATAAGTGATAAGATGGATATGACCGTCGTCGTCGCTATTGAGTCACGGATTCGCCATCCGCTCTACGGTCGGATCATGAGGCGCACCAAGAAGTTCAAGGCGCACAACGAGTCCAACCAGGCCGCGCTCGGCGATCTAGTGGAGATCATGGAGACGAGGCCTATCAGCCGCGAGAAGCGGTGGAGAGTCGTTCGTGTCGTAGAGAAAGCCAAGTAG
- the rplN gene encoding 50S ribosomal protein L14, producing MIQPYTRVKAADNSGAREIMCIRVLKGSNNQFADVGDTIVGTVKSATPGAGVKKGEVIRAVVVRTKKPLRRSDGSTLRFDDNAAVVINQAGEPRGTRIFGPVARELREKNFMKIISLAPEVL from the coding sequence ATGATACAGCCCTATACACGTGTGAAAGCAGCCGACAACTCGGGCGCCAGAGAGATCATGTGCATCAGAGTGCTCAAGGGTTCGAACAACCAGTTCGCCGACGTCGGCGATACGATCGTGGGAACCGTGAAGTCGGCGACGCCTGGGGCGGGAGTCAAAAAGGGCGAGGTCATCAGGGCAGTCGTGGTCCGCACCAAGAAGCCGCTTCGCCGGTCGGACGGCTCTACTCTGCGATTCGACGACAATGCGGCTGTAGTCATCAACCAGGCCGGAGAGCCCCGTGGCACTCGGATATTCGGGCCGGTAGCCAGGGAACTTCGTGAGAAGAACTTCATGAAGATCATTTCGCTGGCGCCCGAGGTACTTTAG
- the rplX gene encoding 50S ribosomal protein L24, with protein sequence MKTRIRKGDQVKVLAGKDKGSKGKVIQTLPEKGQVIIDGINMVTRHQKPRQSSKTRATPQTQTGRITKPAPMPIGKVMLICPRCGEASRVGSERVEGKHTRVCKRCKEYVDEI encoded by the coding sequence ATGAAGACAAGGATCAGAAAAGGCGACCAGGTCAAGGTGTTGGCCGGCAAGGACAAAGGAAGCAAGGGCAAGGTCATCCAGACGCTTCCCGAGAAGGGACAGGTCATCATAGACGGCATCAACATGGTGACCAGGCATCAGAAGCCGAGGCAGAGTTCGAAGACCAGGGCTACCCCGCAGACCCAGACCGGTCGCATCACCAAGCCGGCGCCGATGCCGATCGGTAAGGTCATGCTCATATGCCCGCGTTGCGGCGAGGCTTCCCGCGTCGGCAGTGAGCGCGTCGAGGGAAAGCATACCCGCGTGTGCAAGCGCTGCAAAGAATATGTGGATGAGATCTGA
- the rplE gene encoding 50S ribosomal protein L5 yields MARLKDRYKNEIVPALVKQFNYTSVMQAPRVQSVVINMGVGQAVQDPKLLDGAVRDLTLIAGQKPVITRAKKSIANFKIREGMRIGTKVTLRGSRMYEFLDKLVNVTLPRVRDFGGVNPDSFDGRGNFAMGLKEQLIFPEIDYDSVDKVRGMDVIITTTARTDEEARALLKAIGMPFRER; encoded by the coding sequence GTGGCACGACTCAAAGACAGATACAAGAACGAAATCGTCCCTGCGCTCGTGAAGCAGTTCAACTACACTAGCGTCATGCAGGCGCCGAGGGTGCAAAGCGTCGTCATCAATATGGGCGTCGGTCAGGCGGTTCAGGACCCGAAGCTGCTGGACGGAGCGGTGCGCGACCTTACGCTGATTGCCGGGCAGAAGCCCGTCATCACCAGGGCGAAGAAGTCAATCGCGAACTTCAAGATTCGCGAGGGCATGCGCATTGGCACGAAGGTCACCCTGCGCGGTTCCCGCATGTACGAGTTCCTCGACAAGCTGGTCAACGTCACGCTGCCGAGAGTCCGCGACTTTGGCGGGGTGAACCCGGACTCGTTTGACGGTCGGGGGAACTTCGCGATGGGACTCAAGGAACAACTCATCTTTCCGGAGATTGACTACGATAGCGTTGACAAAGTGCGGGGCATGGATGTCATCATCACGACGACGGCCCGGACGGACGAGGAGGCTCGCGCTCTGCTCAAGGCGATTGGCATGCCTTTCAGAGAGCGATAG
- the fusA gene encoding elongation factor G, translated as MKAYTAESIRNIALAGHGGCGKTSLTEALLFDAGAVDRLGKVDDGSTASDYDQDEIKRKISINASLAPCEWKNSKINLIDTPGYADFVGDVKGAMRIVESALIVVCAVSGVEVGTETAWDFANECGITRAFFVNKMERENADFFAVADAMKVRFGNRVVPVWLPIGSQDSFKGYVDLVSMKAVTGAGKQAVAGEIPADMADTVQRCREGLIEAAAENDDDLLNKYLEGETLSNEEIARGLMLGVKAGKVVPVFCGSAAKNIGASGVMDMIVENFPSPADMPAAKGTNPQSGAEEERKPADSEPYSSLVFKTLADPYVGKLTYFRVYSGVLKSDSHVFNSTKGSEERVGQVYFLRGKNQEATPEVHAGDIAAVAKLAETSTGDTLCDKARPIKYVPIEFPAPIYSVAIFAKTKTDEDKLGPGLAKLADEDPTFHYRREVETSETLVSGMGETHVDIIVDRLKRKFGVEVETALPRIPYRETITMGAKAQGKHKKQTGGRGQYGDAWVELQPREKGEGFEFVDQVVGGSIPRQYIPAVEKGIREAMDRGFLAGYPVVDVRAIVYDGSFHTVDSSEMAFKMAGILAFQAAAEKCGPVLLEPIVNVEVIVPEEFMGDIIGDLNGKRGRILGMEQIGGGKQRIRGTVPQSEMQRYAIDLRSIARGRGTFKIEPSHYEQVPAHQAQQIIEQRKKEKAEE; from the coding sequence GTGAAGGCATACACGGCTGAATCCATCAGGAATATTGCGCTCGCCGGGCACGGCGGATGTGGCAAGACCTCCCTCACGGAGGCCCTTCTGTTTGATGCCGGTGCCGTTGACCGGTTGGGCAAGGTGGATGATGGGTCAACTGCTTCGGACTATGACCAGGACGAGATCAAGCGCAAGATCAGTATCAACGCTTCTCTCGCGCCGTGCGAGTGGAAGAACTCCAAGATCAATTTGATAGACACTCCCGGGTACGCCGACTTCGTCGGCGACGTGAAGGGCGCGATGAGGATTGTTGAGAGCGCACTTATCGTCGTCTGCGCGGTTTCCGGTGTGGAGGTCGGCACCGAGACGGCTTGGGATTTCGCAAATGAATGCGGAATCACAAGGGCCTTCTTCGTCAACAAGATGGAACGGGAGAACGCTGATTTCTTCGCGGTCGCCGATGCTATGAAGGTGCGGTTCGGCAACCGAGTCGTCCCGGTCTGGCTGCCGATCGGCTCGCAGGACAGCTTCAAGGGCTATGTGGATCTGGTTTCCATGAAGGCGGTGACCGGTGCCGGCAAGCAGGCTGTTGCAGGTGAGATCCCCGCCGATATGGCCGACACCGTGCAGCGATGCCGCGAGGGGCTGATCGAGGCCGCGGCTGAGAATGACGACGATCTGCTCAACAAGTATCTCGAGGGTGAGACGCTCTCGAACGAGGAGATCGCGCGCGGTCTGATGCTCGGCGTCAAGGCGGGTAAGGTCGTTCCGGTGTTCTGCGGTTCGGCTGCAAAGAACATTGGGGCTTCGGGTGTGATGGATATGATAGTGGAGAACTTCCCTTCACCGGCTGACATGCCTGCGGCCAAGGGGACCAACCCGCAGTCCGGCGCCGAGGAAGAGCGGAAACCGGCCGATTCCGAGCCGTACTCGTCGCTCGTCTTCAAGACACTGGCGGACCCGTATGTCGGCAAGTTGACGTACTTCAGGGTCTACTCCGGAGTGCTCAAGTCCGATTCGCACGTGTTTAATTCGACGAAGGGATCCGAGGAGCGTGTCGGACAGGTCTACTTCCTGCGAGGCAAGAACCAGGAAGCCACGCCGGAGGTCCACGCCGGCGACATCGCGGCAGTCGCGAAGCTGGCGGAGACGTCTACCGGCGACACTCTGTGCGACAAGGCCAGGCCGATCAAGTATGTACCGATAGAGTTTCCCGCGCCGATCTACTCGGTGGCGATCTTCGCCAAGACCAAGACGGATGAGGACAAGCTCGGTCCCGGTCTCGCCAAGCTTGCTGACGAGGATCCGACGTTCCATTACCGCCGAGAGGTCGAGACTTCGGAGACGCTCGTCTCGGGTATGGGCGAGACGCACGTGGACATTATCGTAGATCGCCTGAAGAGGAAGTTCGGAGTCGAAGTCGAGACTGCCCTGCCCAGGATTCCCTATCGAGAAACCATTACGATGGGTGCGAAGGCCCAGGGCAAGCACAAGAAACAGACGGGCGGCCGGGGCCAGTATGGCGACGCGTGGGTCGAGTTGCAGCCGCGCGAAAAGGGTGAGGGCTTCGAGTTTGTTGATCAGGTTGTCGGCGGCTCCATACCCCGCCAGTACATACCTGCAGTCGAGAAGGGCATTCGCGAGGCAATGGATCGAGGCTTCCTGGCGGGCTATCCGGTTGTAGACGTGCGAGCGATCGTCTATGACGGCTCGTTTCACACGGTGGACTCCTCGGAAATGGCGTTCAAGATGGCGGGTATCCTGGCCTTCCAGGCGGCGGCGGAGAAATGCGGCCCGGTCCTACTCGAGCCGATCGTCAACGTCGAAGTCATCGTGCCCGAGGAGTTCATGGGCGACATCATCGGAGACCTGAACGGCAAGCGGGGTCGCATCTTGGGCATGGAGCAGATCGGCGGCGGGAAGCAGCGTATCCGAGGCACCGTTCCGCAGTCCGAGATGCAGAGATACGCCATAGATTTGCGCTCCATCGCGAGGGGACGCGGCACATTCAAGATAGAGCCGTCGCACTACGAGCAGGTGCCGGCGCATCAGGCACAGCAGATAATCGAGCAACGCAAGAAGGAAAAGGCTGAGGAATAG
- a CDS encoding type Z 30S ribosomal protein S14, giving the protein MAKQALIEKCKRTPKFKVRRYNRCRLCGRPRGFIRKFGICRICFRELAHQGLIPGVTKSSW; this is encoded by the coding sequence TTGGCGAAACAGGCACTCATCGAGAAATGCAAGCGGACGCCGAAGTTCAAGGTTCGTAGGTACAACCGGTGCAGACTCTGCGGCCGGCCGCGCGGTTTCATCCGGAAGTTCGGCATCTGCAGGATTTGTTTCAGGGAACTGGCGCACCAGGGACTCATCCCCGGCGTGACCAAATCGAGCTGGTAG
- the rpsH gene encoding 30S ribosomal protein S8, giving the protein MAVTDPIADLLTRIRNANSAGHDYVEVPASRLISEIVTILQSEGFIKSHELVKDKSQNRIRIALKYGPRKEKVITNLKRVSKPGLRVYSKKGDLPRVLGGLGIAIISTSRGVITDREARKLRVGGEVLCYVW; this is encoded by the coding sequence ATGGCAGTCACAGACCCGATTGCGGATCTCTTGACCAGAATCCGCAATGCGAACTCCGCGGGCCACGACTATGTGGAAGTGCCCGCGTCCCGGCTCATCTCGGAGATCGTCACGATACTCCAGTCGGAAGGGTTCATCAAGAGCCACGAGCTGGTGAAGGATAAGTCGCAGAACAGGATTAGGATCGCCCTGAAGTACGGCCCGCGCAAGGAGAAGGTCATAACGAACCTGAAGCGCGTCAGCAAGCCCGGGCTCCGTGTCTACTCGAAGAAGGGGGACCTTCCGCGAGTGTTGGGCGGCCTTGGAATCGCCATCATAAGCACATCCCGGGGTGTCATTACCGACCGCGAGGCCCGAAAGCTGCGGGTCGGCGGCGAGGTTCTCTGTTATGTTTGGTAG
- the rplF gene encoding 50S ribosomal protein L6 has translation MSRIGQMPIPIPGGVDVQIGEGELTIKGPKGTLTKSFHPDMIVKIEDGQVLVQRPSEEKMHRSLHGLTRTIIANMVEGVTKGYEKVLEVHGVGYRAQMNGASLNLQVGYSHPVDVTPRPGIEFEVGQETNTRLPLVKVRGIDKQVVGQQAAEIRAIRKPEPYKGKGIRYSTEVVRRKAGKSGKV, from the coding sequence ATGTCGAGAATAGGCCAGATGCCGATTCCTATTCCCGGCGGAGTTGACGTGCAGATCGGTGAGGGTGAACTCACCATCAAGGGACCGAAGGGCACCCTGACCAAGAGCTTCCATCCCGACATGATCGTGAAGATCGAGGATGGTCAGGTTCTCGTCCAGCGCCCGTCGGAAGAGAAGATGCACAGGTCGCTCCACGGGTTGACCAGAACCATAATCGCAAATATGGTGGAGGGAGTCACCAAGGGTTACGAGAAGGTGCTCGAAGTTCACGGGGTGGGCTACCGCGCGCAGATGAACGGTGCGAGCCTGAATCTACAGGTGGGCTACTCTCATCCGGTTGATGTCACGCCAAGACCCGGTATCGAGTTCGAGGTGGGCCAGGAGACGAATACCAGGCTGCCGCTCGTCAAGGTTCGCGGCATTGACAAACAGGTCGTCGGCCAGCAGGCCGCCGAAATCAGAGCGATACGCAAGCCCGAGCCCTATAAGGGCAAAGGCATCAGATACTCGACCGAGGTCGTTCGCCGCAAGGCGGGTAAGAGCGGCAAGGTCTAG
- a CDS encoding 50S ribosomal protein L18, which translates to MANRKELRQARHSRVRKKVSGTPDRPRLNVYRSLNNIYAQIVNDEDGRTVVSASTLDPEVKGQIKSGGNVEAAKAVGELVAKRAQEKGIKQVVFDRGGYIFHGRVKTLAEAARSGGLEF; encoded by the coding sequence ATGGCAAATCGAAAGGAATTGCGCCAGGCCAGACACTCTCGTGTCCGCAAGAAGGTTTCGGGTACTCCCGATAGACCCCGCCTGAACGTCTATCGCAGCCTGAACAACATCTATGCTCAAATCGTGAACGATGAGGACGGCAGAACCGTCGTGTCCGCCTCGACGCTCGATCCCGAAGTCAAGGGACAGATCAAGAGCGGCGGCAACGTCGAGGCAGCCAAGGCTGTCGGCGAACTGGTGGCGAAGCGTGCCCAGGAGAAGGGCATCAAGCAGGTCGTCTTCGACCGCGGTGGGTACATCTTCCACGGCAGAGTGAAGACGCTCGCCGAAGCCGCCCGATCCGGCGGTCTCGAGTTCTAG